The genomic interval TATTGAAGGCCGGACTCGGTGACGGTCACCTCGTCTCGTGTGGCATTTTTCTCTAGAAATGCGATCCCTTCAGCTGCAAACTTTTCAGCGTTGGCAGCCTCTTCCGCACCTAGTCTTTCCTGAATAACCTGAAATGCGGCATTGATATCATCCGGATTAATCCGTGGTGCCTTGCCATTGATGGCATCCTCTAATCCGGCAAGCGCCGCTACTGTTGAAACGCCAGGAAAAGCATTGGTGATTTGCTCGCCCATTTGCATACCGATGCCGTAGGATGCTTGCTCCTCAGCTGTACTGAATTGATTGTCTGACATAATGATACCGAATATTAATTAAAAGGGAGTGTGGCAGATAAGATAGTGGAATTTGCCGGATCGCACAACGGCGGTCACTGTGCCGCGCTTTAATGGGATTTGCATGTAATACAAATGGGCTCCCACCTGAGGATTAAAGGGGTAGTACCCTTTAAAAAAGTAATTGGGTGAAAAAAGGGTACTGACCCCTTTATTGCTCTCTAGCGCCCTTGTCAGTTGTGGCTGTGAGTGGCGGCCGAAGGCCGGAGCTTACAGACATCAACCGCACAAACTTAGTGCAACTTGCCTCATTTGTGGCATTTAGCTACACTTACCCTCAGATATACTGAGGATGACAAAATGGCCACTACAAGCATACGACTTGACCAAAACCTTGTTGAAAAAGCCACTATCATGGCAAAAGCCCTTAATCGCACCCCACCCAAACAAATAGAACATTGGGCAAAAATCGGCGAAATGATGGAGGACAACCCAGACCTACCATACGAATTCGTAAAACAAGCCATAATTTCTAAGGCCGAAAAAGATGCTGGAAAACTAGAGGCCTACGATTTTGGCTGAAGTTACCAGTATTCTACAAACTACTTCATTTAAGAAAGCCGTTAAAAAGCTAAATGCCAACCAAAAGAAGGATCTTGATGCTGCTGTAAAAGTACTTGTTTCAAACCCTGGTCTCGGCGCTAACAAAAAGGGCGATCTTTCCTTCCTGAAGGTCTACAAATTTAAGATGGCCAAACAACTCACTCTTCTAGGTTACAGCTATGACGACGGCGACCTTATACTAGAGTTAATGGCGCTCGGATCACACGAGAATTTTTACCGTGACATGAAGCTGAAATTCTGATGAGTTGTAACGCTTAAATATAGGGCGCTCGCGTTGTAGGGACAGTGTTTTAGTGATGGCTGTCCATGTTTTTCTTTCCGGATAGACCGTCCCTTCTTCCTCAGGGAGAAGGCCAGGATGAGGGAAATTAGAAGAATCAAAGCGTTAGCTTTTCAACATCCCCTCTTCCCAACTCTCCCCCTGAGGGAGAGGGGACTAGTGAACTCCAAAACTTGAGTACTAAGTAACTGCTGAATAGAGATATTAGCAGCGCTTTGTTCTCCATGACTGTTAGCGCGGGGGAGAGTGTTACACTCCCCCCATGCGAATCCATCTCATCTCTGTCGGTAATAAAATGCCCCGCTGGGTCCAGGAGGGGTATCAGGAGTACGCAAAACGAATGCCGCAGGAGTGTTCTCTGCAGCTGGTGGAGATTGCCCCCGGTCATCGCGGCAAGAGTGCCGATGTGGCACGGACAGTACGGGATGAGGGAGAGAGGATGCTCAAGGCGATTCCCCGTAACTGCCGTGTGATGGCGCTGGATGTGAAGGGCAAAGCGTGGAGCACTGAGCAGCTCTCCTCCCAGCTTGGCGGCTGGATGGGTGAGGGGCAGGATCTGGCACTACTGGTGGGTGGCCCGGAAGGGTTGGCGGCTGAGTGTCTGCAACGGGCTGACAATCGCTGGTCTCTTTCACCTCTGACTATGCCTCATCCATTGGTACGGGTGGTGGTGGCTGAGCAGCTTTACCGCGCCTGGAGCCTGTTGCGCAACCACCCTTATCACCGCGCCTGACTCTCTTTCATCTTTCCAATGGTGTAGAGTGGTAAATAAAACAGCGGCCGAATCTATGTCCCCTCCTCAAATCTATCTCGCTTCCCTATCACCCAGACGGAGTGAACTTCTGACGCAAATCGGCGTCTCTCATGAGGTGGTAAGGGTTGTGGTGGATGAGGGCCTTCAAGCGGATGAGGCGGCAGCCAAATATGTGGTTCGTCTCGCCCTGGAGAAAGCGCAGGCGGGCTTGGCTGCCATCGGTGACAGACCTTACCGGCCGGTGCTCGGAGCCGATACTGCAGTAGTGGTGGATGACCGGATTCTCGGTAAACCCGCCGACCGCGATGAGGCACTGACAATGATGGCGCTGCTCTCCGGTCGCAGTCATAGGGTTCTAACCGGGGTGGCGTTAGCCAAAGCAGCCGGCAGCGAAAGTCTGCTCAGTGTCAGTAGTGTCACCTTCCGTGAAGTGAGTGCTGATGAGGCTCTAGCCTACTGGCAGAGCGGTGAACCCACCGATAAGGCGGGGGGTTATGGCATTCAGGGGCTGGGTGCACTTTTTATCTCTCACCTGGAGGGAAGTTTCTCCGGTGTGATGGGGCTGCCGCTGTATGAGACGGGGGAACTGCTGCGGGGTGCCGAGATCAAAACTCCTGGCATTTGAGAGATACCACTTACCGTAGGTGCGCTTTCTCAAAGCGCGATGACGATGTCATCGCATTTCGAGAAAATACTCCTGGCAAGGGACGGCGGGTACTAAATAAAATGGCTATGCACAAGAGTCCTGAAATACTATCTTCATTGAAAAAAGTGCATCTGGTAGGAGTGATCTTATTCGCGATCAGGCTCCGGGATATGTTCTTCGCGAACAAGTTCGCTCCTACGCCAGGTTCCCGGATTATTGTGCACAGCCATTTTAAATAATTTAAGAAAAATATAGATTAAAGAGTCATAGGATGAGTGAAGAGATACTAGTCAATGTCACCCCCCCCGAAACGCGGGTGGCGGTGATCGAAAACGGGGTGGTGCAGGAGATTATCATCGAGCGCGCCTTGCGCCGCGGCCTGGTGGGCAATATTTATAGGGGCAAGGTGTGCCGTGTGCTGCCGGGAATGCAGGCGGCATTTGTAGAGATGGGGCTTGAACGCGCCGCTTTCCTCCACGCCTCGGACATCTCCATCCAAAACGGAAACACGGAAGAGCGCGATATCAATATCAGCGAACTGGTCCAGGAGGGTCGTGAAGTAGTGGTACAAGTGGTTAAAGACCCACTCGGCACCAAGGGAGCTCGACTCACCACCCACCTCTCCATTCCCTCCCGCTATCTGGTTTTTATGCCGTCTCTGACCAGCCCCGGTATCTCACAGAAAATTGAGGATGAGGAGGAGCGCAAACGTCTGCGATCTATCATTGAGGAGTTCACCAGTGACTCCATCCTCGCCGGTAACTTCATCGCCCGCACCGCCGCCGAGGGGATGAGTCTGGAGACACTGAAGACCGACATGCGTTTTCTTACCCGCCTGTGGCACACCATTAAGGATCGCCTCGACACCACCCCGACGGGCAAGCTGATCCATGAGGATTTGCCACTCTATCTGCGCGCTATAAGAGATCTGGTCAATCCAGAGGTGGAGAAGCTACGCATCGACTCCCGCGCCAGTTGGGTGAAGCTGAAAAGGTTTGCTGAGAAGCTGCTACCGGACAACACCGTACAGATCGAGTACTACCCCGGTGAGCGGCCAATCTTTGACCTCTATGCTGTTGAGGATGAAATTCTAAAAGCACTACACCGCAAAGTGCAGCTCAAATCGGGCGGCCACCTGGTGATCGACCAGACCGAGGCGATGACCACTATCGATATCAACACCGGCGCCTTTGTCGGCCACCGCAATCAAGAAGAGACTATCTTCAAGACTAATATGGAGGCGGCACAGGCGATCTGTCGACAGCTTCGACTGCGCAACCTCGGCGGTATCATCATTATCGATTTCATCGACATGACTGATGAGGAGCATAAACGCCAGGTGATCCGGGCGCTGGAGAAGTGTTTGGCACGGGACCACGCCAAAACCCATATCTCCGAGGTCTCCTCCCTGGGCTTGGTGGAGATGACCCGCAAGCGTACCCGTGAGTCGCTGGAGCACATTCTCTGCGAAACCTGTAGCTGTTGCGGTGGCCGCGGCTCGCTAAAGACCGCTGAAACCACCTGTTATGAGATCTTTCGTGAGATCCTGCGTGAAGCACGACAGTTCGACGTTGAATCACTGCTGGTACTCGCCTCTCAAGAGGTGGTGGACCGGCTACAGGACGAGGAGTCTTCAACCCTTGGAGAGCTGGAGGACTTTATCGGAAAGACCATCAGACTGCAGGCGGAGAGCCTCTACTCCCAGGAGCACTATGACGTGGTGTTGATCTAGGAGCCTGTCCAAGGGAATAAAAACTATCGCTAAGCCGTTTACCCTCTAAGAAACAAGAGATGCACTGTATTGAACATACATAAACGACTGATAACGCCGCTGAGCGGAAAAATGGCCTCAGCCCTGTTGCTCCCTTAAAAAGCGCCACTCATCGTTGCTCGTTGCTTATTTGGAGTAACCAAACTACGCGCCTCACGCCTTGATTGGCATTTTTTCAGGGGCAACAGACACGATTCAATTAGTGTTAACAGGCCCTAGATACCAGACGGAAGGCAAGTATATCCCCCGATTGGGTTTATACTCTGTTATTCCACTGACAAGGAGCCCATGACAACCCTAATAATAGAGGAACAGGCAGCCCTAACCACTGCCGGAACATCACGAATTCTGGACCGACAAGCACCTCCTGAAAGCCCTATATGATTCGTATTTACCACTTCTCTGCCACCACCCTCAAGCGTCTGCTGATTCTTGCGATCATCCTTGGCGGCATTGCAGTGGGCGTGGGACGGCTGCTGACCCCAAGCATCGCTGACTACCGCGAGGAGATAGAACAGTGGACCAGCCAGACACTGGGCCAACGGGTAACCATCGGCACCCTTAAGGGGAGCTGGCAGGGTGCGGCGCCAAAGCTGATACTCCACAATCTCGCCCTCTATAGCGAAGGCCTGTACGAGCCTCAGATACGATTCTCCGAAGTCCATATCGCCATCGGGCTGATCGAGAGCCTGCGCCAGGGTCGTCCCGCCCCCAGCAGAATCACCATCTACGCACCCAAGCTGAACATTACACGCCGAGAGGATGGCACTATCAGTGTTGCCGGTTTAAAGGAGATCGATAACCAGGGTGACAGCAGTGGGGCGTTCCTGCTACCTCTGCGTATCGACGTGCAGCAGGGCGAAATCACCTGGCAGGATCTCGCCATTGATGCGCCACCTCTGACCCTTACCGGTGTTGAGTTGAGCCTGCACAACGACGGTGACCGTCACCAGTTGAAGGGGAGCCTGGTGCTGCCTGGAAAACCCAGTGGTCGCCTCCAGCTTGCCGCCGACCTGCAAGGTCAACCGGGGCGCGGGGACGACTGGTCTGCCGACTTCTATTTCAGGGGCAGCGGACTTGACCTTACCCGGCTGCTCAACCGCCGCATTCCTGAAGAGTACCGTTTTGAACAGGGACTGGGCGACCTGGAGCTCTGGAGCCGATGGGAGAAGGGTCGAATGATGCGCCTGGAGGGAACGGCGGATTGGCGGCAGTTTGGTCTAAGCCGCGCCATCAACGGTGGCAGTGAGATACGCAGCCTCGATTTTGATCGCCTGAGCGGTGCTTTTCACTGGCGACGGCAGCAGCGGGGATGGCGTATCGACCTGGCCGATGTAGAGATAAAGCGCCTCGGTTCAAGCTGGCCCAAGACCCGCTTCACCCTGGTAAAACGTCAAGGTGAGGAGGGAAAGCAGCAACTCACCGCCGGTACCAGCTTTGCCCGACTGGAAGATCTCAATGCGATCGCATGGTTACTACCCGCCGCTTCACCCGAGATCAATGAAGCACTTCTGGAGATCCTCCCCCACGGAGATCTCCACGATATCCGCTTCCGTTTCCGCGAAACCGATGCCGACCCGAAATGGTCGGCAAGCGGCAAGGCAGGCTCTATTCTGATCCGCCCCTATAAGGGAGCGCCGGGAGTAGATAATCTCGCTTTCAACTGGTGGATGGATCAGAGCCAGGGCGGCCTGCAGCTGACATCGGAAAACACCGGCCTCCAGTTTCCCGGCCTGTTCAGAGCACCGCTAACCATCGGTAGACTCAGTGGCAGAGTCGATTGGCAGCAGCAAGGTGACGGCAGTTGGTGGTTGGAGGCAAAAAAGATCGCCGCCGACAACCACCACATCAGCACCGAAAGTCGACTGCGACTGCAGATCCCAGGCGTACCTGAAGAGTCGGTCTTTCTCGATCTGCAGACGGACTTTCACGACGGTGACGCCAGCGCCGTCTCCCACTATCTCCCTGCCGGTATTATGCCGCCCGGGGTGGTTGAGTGGCTCGACCGGAGCCTGCTTGGCGGCCATGTCACCGAGGGCAGTACTCTATTCAGGGGGAAGCTCAGAGACTTCCCCTTCGAGAAGGAGCCGAATGGACGCTTCGAGGTCTTCTTTGCCATCGAGAATAGCGGCCTCGACTACCTGGAGGGATGGCCCAAACTGGAAAAACTATCCGCCAAGGTGCGCTTCCTTAACGGTCGTATGGACGCCTGGGCAGAAAGTGGCTACATCTTCGACAGTCGCATTCGCTCCCTTCATTGCGAAATAGAAGATCTCGCACACGGTAACAGGATGAGGCTGAATGGCGAAGCCGAAGGACCCTTCAGTGACAATCTGCGCCTGCTCCGCGAATCCCCGTTGAAGGATGATTTCGCCCCTCTGGTAGAAGGGGTTAGCGGTGAAGGAGAGGTGCGCCTGGCACTCGATATCTCCGTACCCTTCAACAGTGACCCGCTGAAACTCAACGGCAATCTGGTGTTCCAGGACAACCTTCTACGCTTCGAGCGCCAGGATCTAACCCTGGAGCAAGCCGGCGGTAGCCTCTCTTTCGACCAGGACCACCTCTATACCGACAATCTCTCCGGTGAAATAATGGGGAGCAAGATAGCGCTCCAGGTGTCCACTCCAAAGGAGAACCAACGTGCCACACGCGTGGTGGCTAACGGCAAAATTCCCAGCCAGACACTGGCCAAACGTTTCCCGGGATTATCACTATTACGGCAACTGGATGGCGCTGCTGACTGGCAGCTGCAGGTCGATATTCCCCATTTAGCCGCCGGCCCGGATGCCCCCGTGCCGCTGGTGGTCAGCTCCAATCTTGTCGGCGTCACCGTTGACCTGCCTCAGCCCATTGCTAAACAGCCCCAACAATCACTCCCCTTTAAACTGAGCACCGATCTCAGCAACAAGCCTCAGACACCGTTAAAAATCAGCTATGGCTCGCTGCTGGATGTCGCTCTGCTTCTCGACAGTCACGATCCCGACAACCTCAAACTCTTTGGCGGCGATATCCAACTCGGTGGTACACCGGCGCATCTCACGCAAAAGAGTGGATTGCATATTCAGGCAAAATTAGCGGAACTTACTCTGGACCCATGGATGGAGCTGTTCAAGGCAGAGGGTGGTGGTGGCACCACACCACCAACGATTCGCCAACTCGACCTTGAACTGGGCCGCTTACTAATCAAAGGAGCTGAGTTCACCCCTTTCAAACTCTCCCTTAAAGAGAAGGGTGATCTGCTCAAGGGCAAAGTCACAAGCAACCGTCTCAAAGGTAAAATCGAAATACCTCAGAATCCCCACGAGAAGCCTCTGCGCCTCGCCTTGGAGCGGATCAACATCGACTTCGACCCCGATGCCCTCCCGGAATCGGAAGATGAGGACGCCTCTACCGACATCGACCCGGCCCAACTACCGGCAGTGGAAGCGGAGATAGATACTGTCTTTATCAACGGTAAATCCTTTGGTCCGCTGCAACTGATCTCCAAGCGGACAGAAGAGGGCTGGAATATCCAGTCGCTTACCCTTGAATCGCCGCGGCTGCAGCTCACTGCCAATGGTCACTGGAACAAGCTTGCACGGGGCGGACAGGAGACGGAAATTAATTTATCACTGGAGAGTCCCAAGCTGGGGCGGCTGCTGGAGGATCTCAAGTTTGCCAGAAACATTGACGACTCAGCAGCGGTTTTTGACGGCCGTATCTGGTGGCTGGAGAGCCCCTTTGGCTTCAACCGCCACCTGCTCAACGGCAGAGTGAGTATGCGTGTCGGTAAAGGCACTTTTCTCAACGTCAATCCAGGCGTTGGCCGCATCTTCGGCCTGCTTAA from Candidatus Sedimenticola sp. (ex Thyasira tokunagai) carries:
- a CDS encoding FKBP-type peptidyl-prolyl cis-trans isomerase, with the translated sequence MSDNQFSTAEEQASYGIGMQMGEQITNAFPGVSTVAALAGLEDAINGKAPRINPDDINAAFQVIQERLGAEEAANAEKFAAEGIAFLEKNATRDEVTVTESGLQYEVITEGDGEKPDAGSTVRTHYRGTLMDGSEFDSSYSRNEPAEFSVTGVIAGWTEALQLMNVGSKWKLFIPHNLAYGERGAGGAIGPYQALIFEIELLAIV
- a CDS encoding type II toxin-antitoxin system RelE/ParE family toxin, with the translated sequence MAEVTSILQTTSFKKAVKKLNANQKKDLDAAVKVLVSNPGLGANKKGDLSFLKVYKFKMAKQLTLLGYSYDDGDLILELMALGSHENFYRDMKLKF
- the rlmH gene encoding 23S rRNA (pseudouridine(1915)-N(3))-methyltransferase RlmH, with product MRIHLISVGNKMPRWVQEGYQEYAKRMPQECSLQLVEIAPGHRGKSADVARTVRDEGERMLKAIPRNCRVMALDVKGKAWSTEQLSSQLGGWMGEGQDLALLVGGPEGLAAECLQRADNRWSLSPLTMPHPLVRVVVAEQLYRAWSLLRNHPYHRA
- a CDS encoding Maf family protein, producing the protein MSPPQIYLASLSPRRSELLTQIGVSHEVVRVVVDEGLQADEAAAKYVVRLALEKAQAGLAAIGDRPYRPVLGADTAVVVDDRILGKPADRDEALTMMALLSGRSHRVLTGVALAKAAGSESLLSVSSVTFREVSADEALAYWQSGEPTDKAGGYGIQGLGALFISHLEGSFSGVMGLPLYETGELLRGAEIKTPGI
- the rng gene encoding ribonuclease G gives rise to the protein MSEEILVNVTPPETRVAVIENGVVQEIIIERALRRGLVGNIYRGKVCRVLPGMQAAFVEMGLERAAFLHASDISIQNGNTEERDINISELVQEGREVVVQVVKDPLGTKGARLTTHLSIPSRYLVFMPSLTSPGISQKIEDEEERKRLRSIIEEFTSDSILAGNFIARTAAEGMSLETLKTDMRFLTRLWHTIKDRLDTTPTGKLIHEDLPLYLRAIRDLVNPEVEKLRIDSRASWVKLKRFAEKLLPDNTVQIEYYPGERPIFDLYAVEDEILKALHRKVQLKSGGHLVIDQTEAMTTIDINTGAFVGHRNQEETIFKTNMEAAQAICRQLRLRNLGGIIIIDFIDMTDEEHKRQVIRALEKCLARDHAKTHISEVSSLGLVEMTRKRTRESLEHILCETCSCCGGRGSLKTAETTCYEIFREILREARQFDVESLLVLASQEVVDRLQDEESSTLGELEDFIGKTIRLQAESLYSQEHYDVVLI
- a CDS encoding YhdP family protein codes for the protein MIRIYHFSATTLKRLLILAIILGGIAVGVGRLLTPSIADYREEIEQWTSQTLGQRVTIGTLKGSWQGAAPKLILHNLALYSEGLYEPQIRFSEVHIAIGLIESLRQGRPAPSRITIYAPKLNITRREDGTISVAGLKEIDNQGDSSGAFLLPLRIDVQQGEITWQDLAIDAPPLTLTGVELSLHNDGDRHQLKGSLVLPGKPSGRLQLAADLQGQPGRGDDWSADFYFRGSGLDLTRLLNRRIPEEYRFEQGLGDLELWSRWEKGRMMRLEGTADWRQFGLSRAINGGSEIRSLDFDRLSGAFHWRRQQRGWRIDLADVEIKRLGSSWPKTRFTLVKRQGEEGKQQLTAGTSFARLEDLNAIAWLLPAASPEINEALLEILPHGDLHDIRFRFRETDADPKWSASGKAGSILIRPYKGAPGVDNLAFNWWMDQSQGGLQLTSENTGLQFPGLFRAPLTIGRLSGRVDWQQQGDGSWWLEAKKIAADNHHISTESRLRLQIPGVPEESVFLDLQTDFHDGDASAVSHYLPAGIMPPGVVEWLDRSLLGGHVTEGSTLFRGKLRDFPFEKEPNGRFEVFFAIENSGLDYLEGWPKLEKLSAKVRFLNGRMDAWAESGYIFDSRIRSLHCEIEDLAHGNRMRLNGEAEGPFSDNLRLLRESPLKDDFAPLVEGVSGEGEVRLALDISVPFNSDPLKLNGNLVFQDNLLRFERQDLTLEQAGGSLSFDQDHLYTDNLSGEIMGSKIALQVSTPKENQRATRVVANGKIPSQTLAKRFPGLSLLRQLDGAADWQLQVDIPHLAAGPDAPVPLVVSSNLVGVTVDLPQPIAKQPQQSLPFKLSTDLSNKPQTPLKISYGSLLDVALLLDSHDPDNLKLFGGDIQLGGTPAHLTQKSGLHIQAKLAELTLDPWMELFKAEGGGGTTPPTIRQLDLELGRLLIKGAEFTPFKLSLKEKGDLLKGKVTSNRLKGKIEIPQNPHEKPLRLALERINIDFDPDALPESEDEDASTDIDPAQLPAVEAEIDTVFINGKSFGPLQLISKRTEEGWNIQSLTLESPRLQLTANGHWNKLARGGQETEINLSLESPKLGRLLEDLKFARNIDDSAAVFDGRIWWLESPFGFNRHLLNGRVSMRVGKGTFLNVNPGVGRIFGLLNLGALQRRLTLDFSDVFAKGFAFDGIEGDFTLDGGDAYTSNFTITGPSATTDITGRTGLASEDFDQLVTVTPRLSSSITMAGAIAGGPVVGAALYLAEKVVGKSFDRANKIQYLVTGPWDDPILERMATNPPEVNGELPDDHLFKRLRKINPAPSSEVEAEVKRPTAPEVAPKVAPEEVIPPGDGKEKKKPGFVSRLLDALKPAEKPDEHDPLSEIPGH